From a single Pempheris klunzingeri isolate RE-2024b chromosome 2, fPemKlu1.hap1, whole genome shotgun sequence genomic region:
- the ipo9 gene encoding importin-9, translated as MSAAGSARSGSAAGPVQQGLKEALIETLTAILSPVQEVRAAAEEQIKVLEVTEEFGVHLAELTVDPQGALAIRQLASVILKQYVETHWCSQSEKFRPPETTDQAKAAIRELLPSGLREAISKVRSSVAYAVSAIAHWDWPEAWPQLFTLLMEMLVSGDVNAVHGAMRVLTEFTREVTDTQMPLVAPVILPEMYKIFTMAEVYSIRTRSRAVEIFTTCANLICAIEELEKGAAKALIFPVVQQFTEAFVQALQMPDGPSSDSGLKMEVLKAVTALVKNFPKPMVSSMQQILPIVWNTLTESAAFYVRTEVNYTEEVDDPIDSDGEVLGFENLVFSIFEFVHTLLENNKFKSTVKKALPELIYYIILYMQITEDQIKVWTANPQQFVEDEDDDTFSYSVRISAQDLLLAVAAEFQNESAAALAAAATRHLQEAEQAKNSGNEHWWKIHEACMLALGSVKTIITENVKNGRIQFDMHGFLASVILADLNLAAASPFLLGRALWAASRFTAAMSPELIQQFLQATVSGLHDSQPPSVRISAVRAIWGYCDQLKLSESTHVLQPFLPSILEGLVQLAAQFSSEVLTLVMETLCIVCTVDPAFTTSAENKICPLTIAIFLKYNNDPVVASLAQDIFKELAQIEGCQGPMQMRLIPTLVSIMQAPPDKIPTGLCATSIDILTTVVRNTKSPLSEMLVCQAFPVVAQCTLRTDDNTIMQNGGECLRAYVSVALEQIAQWRDEQGNSGLWYVMQVVNQLLDPRTSEFTAAFVGRLVSTLISRAGTQLGEQLDQILRAILSKMQQAETLSVMQSLIMVFAHLVHSQLEPLLEFLCSLPGPTGKPALEFVMTEWMSRQHLFYGQYEGKVSTVALCKLLQHGLNTDDKRLQDIVVKGEEIYSPEDGIRTRSKAAKNPERWTNIPLLVKIFKLIINELSTVVEANASRANAADWSQDSSGMWEDHEQEEAEDDEEEDEGLAGQLLSDLIASNKYDDDYYEDDEEDDPDALKDPIYQIDLQAYLTDFLTQFAQQPCYSMFSGHLNNTERQTLQSIGL; from the exons ATGAGTGCGGCGGGTAGTGCTCGGTCTGGTTCGGCCGCCGGCCCGGTCCAGCAGGGACTGAAAGAGGCTCTGATAGAGACGCTGACGGCCATCCTGTCCCCGGTCCAAGAAGTACGCGCCGCCGCGGAGGAGCAGATCAAAGTGCTGGAAGTGACAGAGG AGTTTGGTGTCCACTTGGCAGAACTCACAGTTGATCCTCAGGGAGCGCTCGCAATCCGTCAG ttaGCGTCAGTCATCCTGAAGCAGTATGTGGAGACTCACTGGTGTTCCCAGTCAGAGAAATTCAGGCCTCCTGAAACTACAGATCAG GCTAAAGCCGCCATCAGGGAGCTGCTGCCAAGCGGTCTGCGGGAGGCGATCAGTAAAGTCCGCTCCAGTGTAGCGTATGCTGTGTCGGCCATCGCCCACTGGGACTGGCCCGAGGCTTGGCCGCAGCTGTTCACCCTGCTGATGGAGATGCTGGTCAGTGGAGACGTCAATGCTGTGCACGGGGCCATGAGGGTCCTCACAG AGTTTACCCGGGAGGTGACAGATACACAGATGCCGCTGGTGGCTCCAGTCATCTTACctgaaatgtacaaaatttTCACCATGGCAGAG GTGTACAGTATCCGTACCCGATCCAGGGCAGTGGAGATTTTCACCACCTGTGCCAACCTCATCTGTGCTATTGAAGAGCTTGAGAAG ggtGCAGCCAAAGCGTTGATCTTCCCTGTGGTGCAGCAGTTTACAGAAGCGTTTGTGCAGGCTCTGCAGATGCCTGATGGACCCTCGTCTGATAGCGGTCTCAAGATGGAAGTCCTCAAG GCAGTCACAGCGTTGGTGAAGAACTTCCCCAAACCCATGGTGTCCTCCATGCAGCAGATATTACCCATCGTATGGAATACACTGACTGAAAGTGCAGCTTT TTATGTGAGAACAGAAGTCAACTACACAGAGGAAGTGGATGACCCCATAGACTCAGATG GAGAGGTTTTAGGTTTCGAGAATCTAGTGTTCAGCATCTTCGAGTTTGTCCACACGCTGCTGGAGAACAACAAGTTCAAGAGCACAGTGAAGAAAGCCCTGCCCGAACTCATCTACTACATCATCCTGTACATGCAGATCACTGAGGACCAG ATCAAAGTGTGGACGGCTAACCCCCAGCAGTTCgtagaggatgaggatgatgacacCTTCTCCTACTCTGTCAGGATCTCTGctcaggacctgctgctg GCTGTTGCTGCAGAGTTTCAGAATGAGAGCGCAGCAGCACTGGCGGCGGCAGCAACCAGACACctccaggaggcagagcaggcCAAAAACAGTGGCAATGAGCACTG gtGGAAGATCCACGAGGCCTGTATGTTGGCCCTCGGCTCGGTCAAAACCATCATCACAGAGAACGTGAAGAACGGTCGGATCCAGTTTGACATGCACGGTTTCCTGGCCAGTGTTATCCTCGCTGATCTCAACCTGGCAG CGGCGTCTCCGTTCCTCCTCGGCCGAGCTCTGTGGGCGGCCAGTCGCTTCACCGCAGCCATGTCTCCTGAGCTCATCCAGCAGTTCCTCCAGGCCACCGTCAGCGGCCTCCACGACAGCCAGCCGCCCTCCGTCCGCATCTCCGCGGTCAGGGCCATCTGGGG GTATTGTGATCAGTTGAAGCTGTCAGAGAGCACCCACGTCCTTCAGCCCTTCCTGCCCAGTATCCTGGAGGGACTGGTCCAACTGGCCGCCCAGTTCAGTTCAGAGGTCCTCACCCTCGTCATGGAGACCCTGTGCATCGTCTGCACCGTCGACCCAGCCTTCACCACCAGTGCCGAGAACAAGATCTGCCCCCTCACCATTGCTATTTTCCTTAAATATAACAATG aCCCTGTGGTGGCATCCCTGGCTCAGGACATCTTTAAGGAACTGGCACAGATCGAAGGCTGCCAGGGCCCCATGCAGATGCGTTTGATCCCCACGCTGGTCAGCATCATGCAGGCTCCCCCCGACAAGATCCCCACTGGACTCTGTGCT ACGTCGATAGACATCCTGACCACAGTTGTCCGAAACACCAAATCCCCTCTCTCAGAGATGCTGGTGTGCCAGGCCTTCCCTGTGGTTGCACAGTGCACCTTACGCACTGATGACAACACGATAATGCAG AATGGTGGTGAGTGTCTCCGAGCGTACGTCTCCGTCGCCCTGGAGCAGATCGCTCAGTGGAGGGACGAGCAGGGGAACAGTGGCCTCTGGTACGTCATGCAGGTGGTCAACCAGCTGCTGGACCCACGGACGTCTGAGTTCACGGCTGCCTTCGTGGGCAGGTTGGTGTCCACTCTGATCTCCCGGGCAGGAACTCAGCTCGGGGAGCAGCTGGATCAGATCCTGCGAGCAATTCTGAGCAAGATGCAGCAAGCGGAGACTTTGAGTGTCATGCAG TCTCTGATCATGGTGTTTGCCCACCTGGTTCACTCCCAGCTGGAGCCTCTGTTGGAGTTTCTGTGCAGTCTGCCCGGCCCAACGGGGAAACCTGCCCTGGAGTTCGTCATGACTGAGTGGATGAGCAGGCAGCACCTCTTCTACGGACAGTACGAGGGTAAAGTCAG CACGGTTGCTCTCTGTAAGCTGCTGCAGCACGGTCTCAACACTGACGACAAGCGTCTCCAGGACATCGTGGTGAAGGGAGAGGAGATCTACAGCCCTGAAGACGGCATCCGCACACGTTCCAAAGCTGCCAAGA ACCCAGAGCGGTGGACCAACATTCCTTTGCTAGTGAAGATCTTTAAATTGATCATCAACGAGCTGTCGACGGTAGTGGAGGCAAACGCCAGCAGAGCAAACGCAGCAGACTGGAGCCAAG ATTCCAGTGGCATGTGGGAGGACCATGAGCAGGAAGAGGcggaggatgatgaggaggaagatgaagggcTCGCAGGGCAGCTGCTTTCCGATCTCATTGCTTCCAACAAATATG ATGACGATTATTacgaggatgatgaggaggacgatCCAGATGCCTTGAAAGACCCCATATATCAGATTGATCTGCAG